A genomic window from Nocardioides rotundus includes:
- a CDS encoding ABC transporter permease, which produces MDRRDHALSRRRVAALLALALVPLAVLGVFFALPVAGMVSRGLFEGGRFDPGAMWEVLTRERTLRVLWFTLWSAAAGTALSLLLGLPAAYALHRLEFPGRRVLRALLLVPFVLPTLVVGVAFRQLFSTSGPLGWLGWDGSVWAILAGLAFFNTSVVIRAVGSAWESLDRRPGEAAAALGATPVQVLRTVTLPALRPSIVSAASVVFLFCATAFGIVLTLGGLRWSTVETEIYLLTTTLFQLRAAAVLSLLQLVVVLVLLVVAQRLRATPDPTVARAVPRPVRPRRTDVPALAATLVALVLIGAPILTLVAGSLRVGDGWGLANYRALTSTGSNQALTVPVTDALVTSLRTAVDATWMSLLLGTVIAFVVTRRSVTPGERRLRGALDAVFMLPLGVSAVTVGFGLLITLDQPPLDLRDSPLLVPVAQALVALPLVVRTIVPVLGGVDDRQRQAAASLGAGALRTLATVDLPVVWKPMLAAAGFAFAVSLGEFGATAFLARADTPTLPVVIYRLIGHPGALNYGMALAASCVLAAATALVMLAVERLRVPSVGAF; this is translated from the coding sequence GTGGACCGACGTGACCACGCGCTGAGCCGCCGCCGGGTCGCCGCCCTCCTCGCGCTGGCGCTGGTGCCCCTGGCGGTGCTCGGCGTCTTCTTCGCCCTGCCGGTCGCCGGCATGGTCTCCCGCGGGCTCTTCGAGGGCGGCCGCTTCGACCCCGGCGCCATGTGGGAGGTGCTCACCCGAGAGCGCACCCTGCGCGTCCTGTGGTTCACGCTGTGGTCCGCCGCGGCCGGTACGGCGCTCTCGCTGCTCCTCGGCCTGCCCGCCGCCTACGCCCTGCATCGGCTGGAGTTCCCGGGCCGCCGGGTGCTGCGCGCCCTGCTGCTGGTCCCGTTCGTGCTGCCCACCCTGGTCGTCGGCGTCGCCTTCCGCCAGCTCTTCAGCACCAGCGGGCCGCTCGGCTGGCTGGGCTGGGACGGGTCGGTGTGGGCGATCCTCGCCGGATTGGCGTTCTTCAACACCTCGGTGGTGATCCGGGCGGTCGGCAGCGCGTGGGAGTCGCTGGACCGGCGCCCCGGCGAGGCCGCCGCCGCGCTGGGTGCCACGCCGGTGCAGGTGCTGCGCACTGTGACCCTGCCCGCGCTGCGGCCCTCGATCGTCTCCGCCGCGAGCGTGGTGTTCCTCTTCTGCGCGACCGCGTTCGGGATCGTGCTCACCCTGGGAGGGCTGCGCTGGTCCACGGTCGAGACCGAGATCTACCTGCTGACCACCACGCTCTTCCAGCTCCGGGCCGCCGCGGTGCTCAGCCTGCTGCAGCTGGTCGTGGTGCTCGTCCTGCTCGTGGTCGCCCAGCGGCTGCGGGCCACGCCGGACCCCACGGTCGCCCGGGCCGTGCCCCGCCCGGTGCGGCCGCGGAGGACCGACGTACCCGCCCTGGCCGCCACGCTCGTCGCACTGGTGCTCATCGGTGCGCCGATCCTCACCCTCGTCGCGGGCTCGCTGCGGGTCGGCGACGGGTGGGGGCTGGCGAACTACCGCGCGCTGACGAGCACCGGCAGCAACCAGGCATTGACCGTGCCCGTGACCGACGCGCTCGTCACCAGCCTGCGCACCGCCGTGGACGCGACCTGGATGAGCCTGCTGCTGGGCACGGTGATCGCCTTCGTGGTCACCCGCCGGTCGGTCACGCCGGGGGAGCGGCGGCTGCGCGGAGCGCTGGACGCGGTCTTCATGCTGCCGCTCGGGGTCAGCGCTGTGACCGTCGGCTTCGGGCTGCTCATCACCCTGGACCAGCCGCCGCTGGACCTGCGGGACAGCCCGCTGCTGGTGCCGGTGGCCCAGGCGCTGGTGGCGCTGCCGCTGGTGGTGCGCACGATCGTGCCCGTGCTGGGCGGGGTGGACGACCGGCAGCGACAGGCCGCCGCGTCCCTCGGCGCCGGCGCGCTGCGCACCCTGGCCACCGTGGACCTGCCGGTGGTGTGGAAGCCGATGCTCGCCGCGGCCGGCTTCGCCTTCGCCGTCTCGCTCGGCGAGTTCGGCGCCACCGCGTTCCTGGCCCGGGCGGACACCCCGACCCTGCCGGTGGTGATCTACCGCCTGATCGGGCACCCCGGCGCCCTCAACTACGGGATGGCGCTCGCCGCCTCCTGCGTGCTCGCCGCCGCGACCGCGCTGGTGATGCTGGCCGTCGAGCGGCTGCGGGTGCCCAGCGTGGGAGCCTTCTGA
- a CDS encoding thiamine ABC transporter substrate-binding protein, whose amino-acid sequence MTKVHLTTGALVLSAALTGCSLSGGDSASEPEASQGGGSSAATESGPVVLLTHDSFSLPKKLLRQFEQETGRTLEVRGSGDAGELTTKLALTAGNPDGDVAFGVDNTFASRALEEDVFATSDVELPAGAEDYALPEGGDRMVPVDNASVCVNVDDAWFEKQGKTPPKTLDDLTEPAYRGLFVTEGATTSSPGLAFLLATIAEYGEDWPSYWEDLMANDTKLAKGWEDAYYVDFTQAGGDRPIVTSYDSSPAFTVDKKTGESTTSALLDTCFRQVEYAGVLEGTDNPEGARQVLDFLLSEDVQAALPTSMYVFPVRDDVDLPQDWARFAEQPEDPATLDPAEIADNREKWLTEWTDVTTR is encoded by the coding sequence ATGACCAAGGTCCACCTCACCACGGGGGCGCTGGTGCTCTCCGCCGCGCTGACCGGCTGCTCGCTCAGCGGCGGCGACAGCGCGAGCGAGCCGGAGGCCTCGCAGGGTGGCGGCAGCTCGGCCGCGACCGAGTCGGGGCCGGTCGTACTCCTCACCCACGACTCCTTCAGCCTGCCGAAGAAGCTGCTCCGGCAGTTCGAGCAGGAGACCGGGCGCACCCTGGAGGTCCGGGGCTCCGGCGACGCGGGCGAGCTCACCACGAAGCTGGCGCTGACCGCGGGCAACCCCGACGGCGACGTCGCCTTCGGCGTGGACAACACCTTCGCCTCCCGGGCGCTGGAGGAGGACGTCTTCGCGACGAGCGACGTCGAGCTGCCCGCGGGCGCGGAGGACTACGCGCTGCCCGAGGGCGGGGACCGGATGGTCCCGGTCGACAACGCCAGCGTCTGCGTCAACGTCGACGACGCCTGGTTCGAGAAGCAGGGCAAGACCCCGCCGAAGACGCTCGACGACCTGACCGAGCCGGCCTACCGCGGACTCTTCGTCACCGAGGGCGCCACCACCAGCTCGCCGGGACTGGCGTTCCTGCTCGCCACGATCGCGGAGTACGGCGAGGACTGGCCCTCCTACTGGGAGGACCTGATGGCCAACGACACGAAGCTGGCCAAGGGCTGGGAGGACGCCTACTACGTCGACTTCACCCAGGCCGGGGGCGACCGCCCGATCGTCACCTCCTACGACTCCAGCCCGGCGTTCACCGTGGACAAGAAGACCGGCGAGTCCACCACGAGCGCGCTGCTGGACACCTGCTTCCGCCAGGTCGAGTACGCCGGCGTCCTCGAGGGCACCGACAACCCCGAGGGCGCCCGGCAGGTGCTGGACTTCCTGCTGTCCGAGGACGTGCAGGCGGCGCTGCCGACGAGCATGTACGTCTTCCCGGTCCGCGACGACGTCGACCTGCCCCAGGACTGGGCCCGGTTCGCCGAGCAGCCCGAGGACCCCGCGACCCTCGACCCGGCCGAGATCGCCGACAACCGGGAGAAGTGGCTCACCGAGTGGACCGACGTGACCACGCGCTGA
- a CDS encoding GNAT family N-acetyltransferase: MTPTVADRGFEELTSREAYALWRLRQDVFVVEQASPYPDLDGRDLDPTTRHLTVHDDDRLAGCLRLVDDGDVLRIGRVAVAASHRGRGVAAALMDAAMARVGDRPCRLDAQTYLVGFYASYGFAVDGPEFVEDGVPHLPMAR; the protein is encoded by the coding sequence GTGACCCCGACGGTCGCGGACCGAGGGTTCGAGGAGCTGACCTCGCGGGAGGCCTATGCGCTGTGGCGGCTGCGGCAGGACGTGTTCGTGGTGGAGCAGGCCTCGCCGTACCCCGACCTCGACGGCCGCGACCTGGACCCCACGACGCGCCACCTCACCGTGCACGACGACGACCGGCTGGCCGGCTGCCTGCGGCTGGTCGACGACGGCGACGTGCTGCGGATCGGGCGGGTGGCCGTGGCGGCCTCCCACCGCGGCCGGGGCGTGGCGGCGGCGCTGATGGACGCCGCGATGGCCCGGGTCGGCGATCGTCCCTGCCGGCTGGACGCGCAGACCTACCTGGTGGGCTTCTACGCGTCCTACGGCTTCGCGGTCGACGGGCCAGAGTTCGTCGAGGACGGCGTGCCCCACCTGCCGATGGCCCGCTGA
- a CDS encoding MBL fold metallo-hydrolase, protein MTSTSTHAAVSPDSGLPWAESGAWPVADGLWRIPLPLPNDGLRAVNVYVLATDDGLTLVDGGWAIEASRRLLETSLADAGFALGDIRRFLVTHVHRDHYTQAVTVRREVGAHVSLGLGDKGTLDRVLAPDARAPDPHVTELRVAGAVDLARLWEEYAADHRPDPTHWGYPDSWLEGDHRITVGARTLDAVHTPGHTQGHYVFHDTDAGLLFAGDHVLPTITPSIGFEGIVAPLPLGDFLGSLTKVRGLPDARLLPAHGPVAPSVHARVDELLAHHAARLDLCAQIVTAEPGTAVDVAGQMGWTRRERAFGDLDPFNAGLAALETRAHLELLVAQGRLVRAMADGVATYSPASGPSAPRIGPTTSAQRAIGRWGTPSSTNSGPSTAKP, encoded by the coding sequence GTGACCAGCACCTCGACGCACGCCGCCGTCTCGCCGGACTCCGGCCTGCCCTGGGCCGAGTCCGGCGCCTGGCCGGTCGCCGACGGGCTGTGGCGGATCCCGCTGCCGCTGCCCAACGACGGGCTGCGGGCGGTCAACGTCTACGTCCTGGCGACCGACGACGGGCTCACCCTGGTCGACGGCGGCTGGGCGATCGAGGCCTCGCGGCGGCTGCTGGAGACCTCGCTGGCCGACGCCGGGTTCGCCCTCGGCGACATCCGGCGCTTCCTGGTCACCCACGTGCACCGCGACCACTACACCCAGGCCGTGACGGTGCGGCGCGAGGTCGGCGCGCACGTCTCGCTGGGCCTCGGGGACAAGGGCACCCTCGACCGGGTGCTCGCCCCGGACGCCAGGGCCCCGGACCCCCACGTCACCGAGCTCCGGGTCGCCGGTGCCGTCGACCTGGCCCGGCTGTGGGAGGAGTACGCCGCCGATCACCGCCCGGACCCGACGCACTGGGGCTATCCGGACAGCTGGCTCGAGGGCGATCACCGGATCACCGTCGGCGCGCGGACCCTGGACGCCGTGCACACGCCCGGCCACACCCAGGGCCACTACGTCTTCCACGACACCGACGCCGGGCTGCTCTTCGCGGGCGACCACGTGCTGCCGACGATCACCCCGTCCATCGGCTTCGAGGGCATCGTCGCGCCGCTGCCGCTCGGCGACTTCCTCGGCTCGCTGACCAAGGTGCGCGGGCTGCCGGACGCCCGGCTGCTTCCGGCGCACGGGCCGGTCGCGCCGTCGGTCCATGCGCGGGTCGACGAGCTGCTCGCGCACCACGCCGCGCGGCTGGACCTGTGCGCGCAGATCGTCACGGCCGAGCCGGGTACGGCGGTCGACGTGGCCGGGCAGATGGGCTGGACCCGCCGTGAGCGGGCCTTCGGCGACCTCGACCCCTTCAACGCCGGGCTCGCGGCCCTGGAGACCCGGGCCCATCTCGAGCTGCTGGTCGCCCAGGGCCGGCTGGTCCGGGCGATGGCCGACGGCGTGGCGACGTACTCCCCGGCGTCAGGACCAAGCGCGCCCCGGATCGGTCCGACGACGAGCGCTCAGCGGGCCATCGGCAGGTGGGGCACGCCGTCCTCGACGAACTCTGGCCCGTCGACCGCGAAGCCGTAG
- a CDS encoding ABC transporter ATP-binding protein: MTGLEIDDLTVRYGETTAVDGVCLSLDPGRVLAVLGPSGSGKSTLLRAVAGLEPPSAGSIRFGGEDLAGVPTHRRGFALMFQDGQLFSHLTVARNVDYALWLRRVPGREREERVAELLSLVGLEGYGERLPASLSGGERQRVALARALAVEPRLLLLDEPLSALDRTLRQRLADDLRRILTEAGTTALLVTHDHEEAFAVADEMAVMRAGRLVQQGPVAEVWEHPADPETALFLGYARVLQGAAAARVLEAAGAPAAPGVAVRRSALVVDPAGPLAATVVSATAAPEQVRLVVDVDGLGAMDAVAPSGTAPAPGERVRLGVDVTRLAAVTVQ, translated from the coding sequence ATGACCGGCCTGGAGATCGACGACCTCACGGTCAGGTACGGCGAGACCACCGCCGTGGACGGCGTCTGCCTCTCCCTCGACCCCGGCCGGGTGCTCGCGGTCCTCGGCCCGTCGGGCTCGGGGAAGTCGACGCTGCTGCGAGCGGTCGCCGGCCTGGAGCCCCCGAGCGCGGGCTCGATCCGCTTCGGCGGGGAGGACCTGGCCGGCGTCCCCACGCACAGGCGTGGCTTCGCGCTGATGTTCCAGGACGGGCAGCTGTTCTCCCACCTGACCGTCGCGCGCAACGTCGACTACGCCCTGTGGCTGCGCCGGGTGCCCGGCCGCGAGCGTGAGGAGCGGGTCGCCGAGCTGCTGTCCCTCGTCGGGCTGGAGGGGTACGGCGAGCGCCTGCCCGCCTCCCTCTCCGGCGGCGAGCGGCAGCGGGTCGCCCTGGCTCGGGCTCTGGCCGTCGAGCCCCGGCTGCTGCTGCTCGACGAGCCACTGTCCGCGCTGGACCGGACCCTGCGGCAGCGGCTCGCCGACGACCTGCGGCGGATCCTCACCGAGGCGGGCACGACCGCGCTGCTGGTCACCCACGACCACGAGGAGGCGTTCGCGGTCGCCGACGAGATGGCGGTGATGCGAGCCGGCCGCCTGGTGCAGCAGGGTCCGGTCGCCGAGGTGTGGGAGCACCCCGCCGACCCCGAGACCGCGCTGTTCCTCGGCTATGCCCGGGTCCTGCAGGGCGCCGCCGCGGCCCGGGTGCTCGAGGCCGCCGGGGCTCCGGCGGCCCCGGGGGTCGCCGTACGCCGCTCCGCGCTGGTCGTGGATCCCGCCGGCCCGCTGGCCGCGACGGTCGTCTCCGCCACCGCCGCGCCCGAGCAGGTGCGCCTGGTCGTCGACGTCGACGGACTGGGCGCGATGGACGCGGTCGCCCCCTCGGGGACCGCGCCCGCCCCCGGCGAGCGGGTGCGGCTCGGCGTCGATGTGACCCGGCTCGCGGCCGTGACGGTTCAGTGA
- a CDS encoding alpha/beta hydrolase has protein sequence MPSRRHQALAAVIPRLRRSRELDDEAAERRRVERWHARLTPGMPTPPRFRRRFSVRVEELTAASGETFPAYVITRRGSTPRRTILYLHGGGFMAPMDVTHARYAGRLASALDARVVLPAYPLAPEHTWRDSHATLVELAERCGASDELILAGDSAGGGLALAIALGLRDRGRVTPAKLLLISPWVDLSTSTPETPDYDAIDTWLFLGKLRAYAGWWAGSADDLDRPEVSPALADLSGLPPALMFCGTRDLLVPGCRLLARRAAEAGWPLRYVEEEGLIHVYPLLPLIPEARRAWRTTVEFLR, from the coding sequence ATGCCGAGCAGGAGACACCAGGCACTCGCCGCGGTCATTCCCCGTCTGCGGCGCTCCCGCGAGCTGGACGACGAGGCCGCCGAGCGGAGGCGGGTGGAGAGGTGGCACGCCCGCCTGACGCCGGGGATGCCGACCCCGCCGCGCTTCCGCCGCCGCTTCTCGGTGCGGGTCGAGGAGCTCACCGCGGCGAGCGGCGAGACCTTCCCCGCCTACGTGATCACCCGCCGCGGCTCCACCCCGCGGCGCACGATCCTCTACCTGCACGGCGGCGGCTTCATGGCGCCGATGGACGTCACGCACGCGCGGTACGCCGGCCGCCTGGCCTCCGCGCTGGACGCCCGGGTGGTGCTGCCCGCCTATCCGCTCGCGCCCGAGCACACCTGGCGCGACTCGCACGCCACGCTGGTCGAGCTGGCGGAGCGATGCGGGGCGAGCGACGAGCTGATCCTGGCGGGTGACTCCGCCGGCGGCGGCCTCGCCCTCGCCATCGCCCTCGGCCTGCGCGACCGCGGACGGGTCACCCCGGCGAAGCTGCTGCTGATCTCACCCTGGGTGGACCTGAGCACCAGCACCCCGGAGACGCCGGACTACGACGCGATCGACACCTGGCTGTTCCTCGGCAAGCTGCGCGCCTACGCCGGCTGGTGGGCCGGGTCGGCCGACGACCTCGACCGGCCCGAGGTGAGCCCCGCGCTCGCCGACCTGTCCGGCCTGCCGCCCGCACTGATGTTCTGCGGCACCCGGGACCTGCTGGTGCCGGGCTGCCGGCTGCTGGCCCGCCGGGCCGCCGAGGCCGGCTGGCCGCTGAGGTACGTCGAGGAGGAGGGGCTGATCCACGTCTATCCCCTGCTCCCCCTCATCCCCGAGGCGCGTCGGGCCTGGCGCACCACGGTGGAGTTCCTGCGGTGA
- a CDS encoding acyl-CoA dehydrogenase family protein, with product MATDTTDTRDDSRPDGYVQPQVDVPILRTMLDGKYAEVRDLVRRNLVEYAAILEDQERLSTDEYRDRVRDLVVEMAESGQSGMGFPEEYGGAGDIGASIAAFETLAFGDLSVLVKAGVQFGLFGGAILQLGTKRHHDELLEDLVRGRVLGCFAMTETGHGSNVQALGTTATYDVEAQEFVIHTPDDLSRKDYIGNAARHAELAVVFAQLHVAGESHGVHAFVVPIREGGKVCEGVRIEDCGPKLGLNGVDNGRIWFDQVRVPRTALLNEFADVTPAGVYESPIDNPNRRFFTMLGTLVQGRVSVGGAGINAAKVALTIAVRYALQRRQFEATSDDREDLLLDYGLHQRRLFPLLARTYALHLMQQQVAASLHDVFSGTLSDEHSRRELEARAAGTKALGTWLATRTIQECREACGGAGYLSENRFAALKADTDVFTTFEGDNHVLLQLVAKGLLTDYASEFEDIDQLGMVRFVAGMAVDTVLEKTSVHKLLERIKDVLPGGDQWDQEAGLLDPNYQLAMLRFREEHMLGGVARRLKRGIDAGHNPGEVFSRCQDHVIRTAHAHVERLILEAFVDRFRELPAGGERVAVGLLCDLFALGCIEDDAAWFMEHGRLTTTRSKAISAEINELCRRIRPIARELVDAFGVPDEMLRSPELLGEYPGA from the coding sequence ATGGCCACCGACACGACCGACACCCGCGACGACTCCCGTCCCGACGGCTACGTGCAGCCCCAGGTCGACGTACCGATCCTGCGGACGATGCTCGACGGGAAGTACGCCGAGGTGCGCGACCTGGTGCGCCGCAACCTCGTCGAGTACGCCGCCATCCTGGAGGACCAGGAGCGGCTGAGCACCGACGAGTACCGCGACCGCGTGCGCGACCTCGTGGTCGAGATGGCCGAGTCCGGGCAGTCGGGCATGGGCTTCCCGGAGGAGTACGGCGGCGCCGGCGACATCGGCGCCTCCATCGCCGCCTTCGAGACCCTCGCCTTCGGCGACCTGTCGGTGCTGGTGAAGGCGGGCGTCCAGTTCGGCCTCTTCGGGGGTGCGATCCTGCAGCTCGGCACGAAGCGGCACCACGACGAGCTGCTCGAGGACCTGGTCCGCGGGCGGGTGCTCGGCTGCTTCGCGATGACCGAGACCGGGCACGGTTCGAATGTCCAGGCCCTGGGCACCACCGCGACCTACGACGTCGAGGCGCAGGAGTTCGTCATCCACACGCCCGACGACCTCTCCCGCAAGGACTACATCGGCAACGCCGCCCGGCACGCCGAGCTCGCGGTCGTCTTCGCGCAGCTGCACGTGGCCGGGGAGTCGCACGGCGTGCACGCCTTCGTCGTGCCGATCCGCGAGGGCGGGAAGGTCTGCGAGGGTGTCCGGATCGAGGACTGCGGGCCCAAGCTCGGGCTCAACGGCGTGGACAACGGCCGGATCTGGTTCGACCAGGTGCGGGTGCCGCGCACCGCGCTGCTCAACGAGTTCGCCGACGTGACGCCCGCGGGGGTCTACGAGTCCCCGATCGACAACCCGAACCGGCGCTTCTTCACCATGCTCGGCACCCTCGTCCAGGGCCGGGTCAGCGTCGGCGGGGCGGGGATCAACGCGGCCAAGGTGGCCCTGACCATCGCCGTGCGCTATGCGCTGCAGCGGCGGCAGTTCGAGGCCACCTCCGACGACCGCGAGGACCTGCTGCTCGACTACGGGCTGCACCAGCGCCGGCTCTTCCCGCTGCTGGCCCGCACCTACGCCCTCCACCTCATGCAGCAGCAGGTCGCGGCGTCGCTGCACGACGTCTTCTCCGGCACGCTCAGCGACGAGCACTCCCGCCGCGAGCTCGAGGCGCGCGCCGCCGGCACCAAGGCGCTCGGGACCTGGCTGGCGACCCGGACCATCCAGGAGTGCCGCGAGGCGTGCGGTGGCGCCGGCTACCTCTCGGAGAACCGGTTCGCCGCGCTCAAGGCCGACACCGACGTCTTCACCACCTTCGAGGGCGACAACCACGTGCTGCTGCAGCTGGTCGCCAAGGGGCTGCTCACCGACTACGCCTCGGAGTTCGAGGACATCGACCAGCTCGGGATGGTCCGGTTCGTCGCCGGGATGGCGGTCGACACCGTGCTGGAGAAGACCTCGGTCCACAAGCTGCTGGAGCGGATCAAGGACGTGCTCCCCGGCGGCGACCAGTGGGACCAGGAGGCCGGGCTGCTCGACCCGAACTACCAGCTCGCGATGCTGCGCTTCCGCGAGGAGCACATGCTGGGCGGCGTCGCGCGGCGGCTCAAGCGGGGGATCGACGCCGGGCACAACCCCGGCGAGGTGTTCTCCCGCTGCCAGGACCATGTCATCCGGACCGCCCACGCCCACGTGGAGCGGTTGATCCTCGAGGCCTTCGTCGACCGTTTCCGCGAGCTGCCCGCGGGGGGCGAGAGGGTCGCCGTCGGGCTGCTGTGCGACCTGTTCGCGCTCGGCTGCATCGAGGACGACGCCGCCTGGTTCATGGAGCACGGCCGGCTCACCACCACCCGCTCCAAGGCGATCAGCGCGGAGATCAACGAGCTGTGCCGCCGGATCCGGCCGATCGCCCGCGAGCTGGTGGACGCCTTCGGCGTGCCGGACGAGATGCTGCGCTCGCCCGAGCTGCTGGGGGAGTACCCCGGCGCCTGA
- a CDS encoding C40 family peptidase, with the protein MPARMSGRLPARRRAATVSVAVLALVAGLGATATADDDVPTRQQVDDARSAAVGKARDVATVQAELAVANSRLQQSAIQAAQAAEAWNGARYRLEQAREQASRAESDARAAERSVRGQQQAYGDTVVTGYQRAPELSALQGVLRANGIQEALETTTTLDQTRTAMDEQYDAFRASATVASVASRQAEDARTEAADAAADAEQARAAAESAQTAAAAEATRIAEEKTRLIGELADLQNISVDLAQRRQSALEARAAEEAAEAREAEVATVAETPQPAEEAPASETDRDDQQAAAAPAPAPAPAPAPAPTPDPETAPAPAPSPEPAPAPAPPPSSGGAQAAIAFARAQIGDPYVWGGAGPDSWDCSGLTMGAWAAGGKSLPHYSVAQYEQATPISISELRPGDLIFWGSSSDPSSIYHEAIYTGNGMMVHAPRTGRNVTEESMYYWITPNFFARP; encoded by the coding sequence ATGCCTGCCCGCATGTCCGGACGCCTGCCCGCGCGCCGCCGCGCCGCGACCGTCTCCGTCGCCGTCCTCGCGCTGGTCGCGGGTCTCGGTGCCACCGCGACCGCCGACGACGACGTACCCACGCGGCAGCAGGTGGACGACGCCCGCTCCGCGGCGGTGGGCAAGGCGCGCGACGTCGCGACCGTCCAGGCCGAGCTCGCGGTGGCCAACTCCCGGCTCCAGCAGTCGGCGATCCAGGCCGCGCAGGCGGCCGAGGCTTGGAACGGCGCCCGCTACCGGCTCGAGCAGGCGCGCGAGCAGGCGAGCCGGGCGGAGTCGGACGCCCGGGCGGCCGAGCGCTCGGTGCGCGGACAGCAGCAGGCGTACGGCGACACCGTCGTCACCGGCTATCAGCGCGCGCCCGAGCTGAGCGCGCTGCAAGGGGTGCTGCGCGCGAACGGGATCCAGGAGGCGCTGGAGACCACCACGACGCTGGACCAGACCCGGACCGCGATGGACGAGCAGTACGACGCCTTCCGGGCGTCGGCGACCGTCGCCTCCGTCGCGTCCCGGCAGGCCGAGGACGCGCGCACCGAGGCCGCCGACGCCGCTGCCGACGCCGAGCAGGCGCGTGCCGCCGCGGAGTCCGCGCAGACCGCCGCCGCGGCCGAGGCGACGCGGATCGCCGAGGAGAAGACCCGGCTGATCGGCGAGCTGGCCGACCTGCAGAACATCTCCGTCGACCTGGCCCAGCGCCGCCAGTCCGCGCTCGAGGCTCGCGCTGCCGAGGAGGCCGCCGAGGCCCGCGAGGCCGAGGTCGCGACGGTCGCCGAGACCCCGCAGCCGGCCGAGGAGGCGCCGGCCAGCGAGACCGACCGTGACGACCAGCAGGCGGCGGCCGCCCCGGCGCCGGCCCCCGCTCCCGCACCGGCCCCTGCTCCCACGCCCGACCCGGAGACGGCGCCCGCACCGGCTCCTTCGCCCGAGCCGGCCCCGGCTCCCGCACCGCCGCCGTCCAGCGGCGGCGCGCAGGCGGCGATCGCCTTCGCCCGCGCCCAGATCGGCGACCCCTACGTCTGGGGCGGCGCCGGCCCGGACTCCTGGGACTGCTCGGGCCTGACCATGGGCGCGTGGGCGGCGGGCGGCAAGTCCCTGCCGCACTACTCCGTCGCGCAGTACGAGCAGGCCACGCCCATCTCGATCTCCGAGCTGCGTCCGGGCGATCTCATCTTCTGGGGCTCCTCCAGCGACCCGTCGTCGATCTACCACGAGGCCATCTACACCGGGAACGGGATGATGGTGCACGCGCCGCGCACCGGGCGGAACGTGACGGAGGAGTCGATGTACTACTGGATCACGCCGAACTTCTTCGCTCGGCCCTGA
- a CDS encoding phosphatase PAP2 family protein, translated as MYRRAYVLLIGVASVMGLIAVVMAVTLGRRLADPEGFLGPAWVRLPMLILGAFLLDMLPRTLWISRFHPKKMPQLIRERIRDHWTRERMTLVVMGVVCFYITYVSYRNIKSFLPFVRPDTYFDRELHLVDRALFAGHEPAVLLHNLLGTGISAHFLSTIYLWFLPLVPLALTAWLIWTKNISHGYWFATSQCIAWTLGTASYYMLPTLGPGFEYPFLFHELPDTGSGQLMDGLIYGRQTVMYSGQLGEVQSVAGFASLHTAITLLVAMMAQATLKWKPLHWLLWVNFAVTVVATIYFGWHYVADDIAGIVIAFVAYYLGGIASGQKFERHGLGSHPTTTTSKIPVDAD; from the coding sequence GTGTATCGTCGGGCCTACGTACTCCTGATCGGGGTCGCCTCCGTGATGGGGCTGATCGCCGTGGTCATGGCGGTCACGCTCGGCCGGCGGCTCGCGGACCCGGAGGGCTTCCTCGGCCCCGCGTGGGTGCGGTTGCCGATGCTGATCCTCGGCGCCTTCCTGCTCGACATGCTGCCGCGGACCCTGTGGATCTCCCGGTTCCACCCCAAGAAGATGCCGCAGCTGATCCGGGAGCGGATCCGCGACCACTGGACCCGGGAGCGGATGACCCTGGTGGTGATGGGCGTGGTCTGCTTCTACATCACCTACGTCTCCTACCGGAACATCAAGTCCTTCCTGCCGTTCGTGCGGCCCGACACCTACTTCGACCGCGAGCTGCACCTGGTCGACCGGGCGCTGTTCGCCGGCCACGAGCCCGCCGTGCTCCTGCACAACCTGCTGGGCACCGGGATCTCCGCGCACTTCCTGTCCACGATCTACCTGTGGTTCCTGCCGCTCGTGCCGCTGGCGCTGACCGCGTGGCTGATCTGGACCAAGAACATCAGCCACGGCTACTGGTTCGCGACCTCGCAGTGCATCGCCTGGACCCTCGGCACGGCGTCCTACTACATGCTGCCCACGCTCGGGCCCGGCTTCGAGTACCCCTTCCTCTTCCACGAGCTGCCCGACACCGGGTCGGGACAGCTGATGGACGGGCTGATCTACGGCCGGCAGACGGTGATGTACTCCGGCCAGCTCGGCGAGGTCCAGTCCGTCGCCGGCTTCGCCTCGCTGCACACCGCGATCACCCTGCTGGTGGCGATGATGGCGCAGGCCACCTTGAAGTGGAAGCCGCTGCACTGGCTGCTGTGGGTCAACTTCGCGGTCACCGTTGTGGCCACCATCTACTTCGGCTGGCACTACGTCGCCGACGACATCGCGGGCATTGTGATCGCCTTCGTCGCCTACTACCTCGGCGGCATCGCCTCGGGGCAGAAGTTCGAGCGGCACGGCCTCGGGTCGCATCCCACCACCACGACCTCGAAGATCCCGGTCGACGCGGACTAG